In Sphingopyxis sp. FD7, a single window of DNA contains:
- a CDS encoding histidine phosphotransferase family protein yields MSDDRVDFASMLASRLCHDLLSPVGAFANGLELLADEKDPEMRARCVELLEQSARTSANKLKFFRLAFGSAGGFGELVPPEEAKSAIEGIIGDRAITLNWMIGADPLPKPAVKIVLNLALLLIDALVRGGRLDVGCEKQGEGIEIALHVEAERIFLDADVERILAEGEDASPMTSRTAPAVLVQAVARQSEGRVMLARETPTSLLVGAVLRGRG; encoded by the coding sequence ATGTCCGACGACCGCGTCGATTTCGCCTCCATGCTGGCCTCGCGCCTGTGTCATGACCTGCTCAGCCCTGTCGGCGCCTTCGCCAACGGGCTCGAACTGCTCGCCGACGAGAAAGACCCCGAAATGCGTGCGCGCTGTGTCGAATTGCTCGAGCAGAGCGCGCGGACGTCGGCGAACAAGCTCAAATTCTTTCGTCTGGCCTTTGGGTCGGCGGGCGGTTTCGGCGAGCTCGTTCCGCCGGAGGAAGCCAAATCGGCGATCGAGGGGATCATCGGCGACCGCGCGATCACGCTCAACTGGATGATCGGCGCCGACCCGCTGCCCAAACCCGCGGTCAAGATCGTCCTCAACCTCGCGTTGCTGCTGATCGATGCGCTGGTGCGCGGCGGGCGGCTCGACGTCGGCTGTGAAAAGCAGGGAGAGGGCATCGAAATTGCGCTGCACGTCGAGGCCGAGCGCATCTTCCTCGACGCCGACGTTGAGCGCATATTGGCCGAGGGCGAAGACGCCAGCCCGATGACGTCGCGCACCGCACCCGCCGTGCTGGTGCAGGCGGTGGCGCGGCAGAGCGAGGGCAGGGTGATGCTGGCGCGCGAAACGCCGACCTCGCTGCTCGTCGGCGCGGTGCTGCGGGGGCGCGGGTAA
- the rpoH gene encoding RNA polymerase sigma factor RpoH, producing MANKSNVPAVVPALGGEASLNRYLAEIRKFPLLTPEQEYMLAKRFQEHGDNEAAAQLVTSHLRLVAKIAMGYRGYGLPVSELISEGNIGLMQGVKKFDPERGFRLATYAMWWIRASIQEFILRSWSLVKMGTTAAQKKLFFNLRRMKNNLEAFEDGDLSPEHVAKIATDLGVTEEEVVSMNRRMAMGGDTSLNVPMGEDGDSQWQDLLGDEGPLQDERVAEAQERDVRHELLTEALDTLSERERHILTERRLTDDPKTLEDLSQLYDVSRERVRQIEVRAFEKLQKAMLKLAGDRRLLTA from the coding sequence ATGGCTAACAAAAGCAATGTTCCGGCAGTGGTGCCCGCGCTCGGCGGTGAGGCGAGCCTGAACCGCTATCTGGCCGAAATCCGCAAATTTCCCCTTCTGACGCCCGAGCAGGAATATATGCTCGCCAAGCGTTTTCAGGAGCATGGCGACAATGAGGCCGCCGCGCAGCTCGTCACCTCGCACCTCCGCCTCGTCGCGAAGATCGCGATGGGCTATCGCGGCTATGGCCTGCCGGTCAGCGAGCTGATCAGCGAGGGCAATATCGGCCTCATGCAGGGCGTGAAAAAGTTCGACCCCGAACGCGGCTTCCGCCTCGCCACCTATGCGATGTGGTGGATTCGCGCGTCGATCCAGGAGTTCATCCTGCGGTCTTGGAGCCTCGTGAAGATGGGCACCACGGCGGCGCAGAAAAAGCTGTTCTTCAACCTCCGCCGGATGAAGAACAATCTCGAAGCCTTCGAGGACGGCGACCTCAGCCCCGAACATGTCGCCAAGATCGCGACCGACCTCGGCGTCACCGAGGAAGAAGTCGTCAGCATGAACCGTCGCATGGCGATGGGCGGCGACACGTCGCTGAACGTCCCGATGGGCGAAGATGGCGACAGCCAGTGGCAGGATCTGCTGGGCGACGAAGGCCCGTTGCAGGACGAGCGCGTCGCCGAGGCGCAGGAGCGCGACGTGCGACATGAGCTGCTGACCGAGGCGCTCGATACGCTGAGCGAGCGCGAGCGCCATATCCTGACCGAGCGCCGCCTGACCGACGATCCCAAGACGCTCGAGGATTTGAGCCAGCTTTACGACGTCAGCCGCGAGCGCGTGCGCCAGATCGAGGTGCGCGCCTTTGAAAAGCTGCAAAAGGCGATGCTGAAGCTCGCCGGCGACCGGCGCCTCCTCACCGCCTGA
- a CDS encoding response regulator → MSKSCLVVDDSKVIRKVARHILESMSFAVEEAADGQEALTYCRANRPDVILLDWNMPVMSGMEFLGAFNDLDYGHEERPRVVFCTTENSIDHIRAAIEAGADEYVMKPFDRETLEGKLQLVGVA, encoded by the coding sequence ATGTCGAAATCCTGTCTGGTCGTTGATGACAGCAAAGTCATTCGCAAGGTCGCGCGCCATATCCTTGAAAGCATGTCCTTTGCGGTCGAGGAAGCTGCCGACGGACAAGAGGCGCTGACCTATTGCCGAGCCAATCGGCCCGATGTGATCCTGCTCGACTGGAACATGCCGGTGATGAGCGGGATGGAGTTTCTGGGCGCGTTCAATGACCTGGATTACGGCCATGAGGAGCGCCCGCGGGTGGTTTTCTGCACCACCGAAAACAGCATCGACCATATTCGCGCCGCAATCGAGGCGGGCGCGGACGAATATGTGATGAAGCCGTTCGACCGCGAAACGCTCGAAGGAAAGTTGCAGCTCGTCGGCGTCGCCTGA
- a CDS encoding CheR family methyltransferase, with amino-acid sequence MMGASASESAYRVLMGVLESRTGQTLSPSRIWRIEMSLKPVMQRHGIADLDALVGALVTANSRQLLDDTVDAMLNNETYFYREHSVFDDIAATALEKLRAINAERRRLTIWHCGVSTGQEAYSMAMLIAEQGATWAGWQVDIVGTDVSHQAIGRARVGLFSQFEIQRGLPVQRMVRWFDQTESGWLAKADLRRRIDFSVQNMLTDRPPLASPADLIFCRNLLLYFSLPMRQKAFARLRAAAAPQSFLVLGAGETVLGQTDQFVASPRLRGLYEPADQQARRLGSGRPVAA; translated from the coding sequence ATGATGGGGGCGAGCGCCAGCGAATCGGCCTATCGTGTGCTGATGGGGGTGCTCGAATCACGGACCGGCCAGACGCTGTCGCCGAGCCGCATCTGGCGCATCGAAATGTCGCTGAAGCCGGTGATGCAACGCCATGGCATCGCCGACCTCGATGCGCTCGTTGGCGCGCTTGTCACCGCGAACAGCCGTCAGCTGCTCGACGACACGGTCGACGCGATGTTGAACAATGAAACATATTTTTATCGCGAACATAGTGTGTTCGATGACATTGCTGCGACAGCACTTGAAAAGTTGCGTGCGATCAATGCCGAGCGACGGCGGCTCACCATCTGGCACTGCGGCGTTTCGACGGGGCAGGAAGCCTATTCGATGGCGATGCTGATCGCCGAACAGGGCGCGACATGGGCGGGCTGGCAGGTCGATATTGTCGGAACCGACGTCAGCCATCAGGCGATCGGCCGCGCGCGCGTGGGGCTGTTCAGTCAGTTCGAGATCCAGCGCGGCCTTCCCGTGCAGCGCATGGTGCGCTGGTTCGACCAGACCGAGAGCGGCTGGCTCGCCAAGGCGGATCTGCGCCGCCGGATCGACTTTTCGGTGCAGAACATGCTGACCGACCGGCCGCCGCTGGCCTCGCCGGCCGACCTCATCTTCTGCCGCAATCTGCTGCTCTATTTCTCGCTGCCGATGCGGCAGAAGGCGTTTGCGCGGCTGCGCGCGGCGGCGGCGCCGCAGAGTTTCCTCGTGCTCGGCGCGGGCGAAACGGTGCTGGGGCAAACCGACCAGTTCGTCGCCAGTCCGCGACTGCGCGGGCTTTACGAACCCGCCGACCAGCAGGCACGGCGCCTCGGTTCCGGGCGGCCGGTCGCCGCCTGA
- a CDS encoding chemotaxis protein CheW encodes MMEKLYLIARIADTRVALRSRTIHSVVTVGTPVEVPAAPPHVAGLFALRSRVFTLIDPHVVIGLPAVPVVAGQRVIVIEVAEHGYALLADEIEDVCFIEAPETRIAGKLLPGWARVADAMIEHDGASLLVVDPSHLIHLPGLKAA; translated from the coding sequence ATGATGGAGAAACTCTATCTGATCGCCCGCATCGCCGACACGCGTGTCGCGTTGCGGAGCCGGACCATCCACTCGGTCGTGACCGTCGGAACGCCGGTCGAGGTGCCGGCCGCCCCGCCGCACGTCGCGGGGCTGTTCGCTCTGCGCAGCCGCGTTTTCACGCTGATCGATCCGCATGTCGTGATCGGCCTGCCTGCGGTCCCCGTCGTCGCCGGGCAAAGGGTGATCGTGATCGAAGTCGCCGAACATGGCTATGCGCTGCTTGCCGACGAGATCGAGGATGTCTGCTTCATCGAGGCACCCGAGACGCGCATCGCCGGAAAGCTGCTTCCGGGATGGGCGCGCGTCGCCGACGCGATGATCGAACATGACGGCGCTTCGCTGCTCGTCGTCGATCCGTCGCATCTCATTCATTTGCCCGGCCTAAAGGCGGCGTGA
- a CDS encoding RluA family pseudouridine synthase — translation MLGDDEILTVTLDDAAAGLRLDRALAEALPSLSRERLKSLIKGGRVLDVHGAILWDPAAKTVPPATIEIRLPATLPAHNVAQDMGLVIAYEDEHLIVIDKPAGMVVHPAAGNLDGTMVNALLHHCAGQLSGIGGVARPGIVHRIDKDTSGLIVAAKHDKAHEGLAKQFAAHSIDRRYLAIATGRPMPANGTVDAALGRSATNRKKMAVVAAGRGKHAITHYRTIEPLKGATLIECRLETGRTHQVRVHMAHIGHPLVGDPVYGRARKPLSDVLKACNFARQALHAAHLGFIHPVTGNSIALDSELPADMRELIDELRV, via the coding sequence ATGTTGGGGGACGACGAGATACTGACCGTGACGCTCGATGACGCGGCGGCGGGGCTGCGGCTCGACCGGGCGCTTGCCGAAGCGCTCCCCAGCCTGTCGCGTGAGCGGTTGAAAAGCCTTATCAAAGGCGGCCGCGTGCTCGACGTTCACGGCGCAATCCTGTGGGATCCCGCCGCGAAAACCGTGCCGCCTGCGACGATCGAAATCCGCCTGCCCGCTACGCTGCCCGCGCACAATGTCGCGCAGGACATGGGCCTCGTCATCGCCTATGAAGACGAGCATCTGATCGTGATCGACAAGCCCGCGGGAATGGTGGTCCACCCCGCCGCGGGCAATCTCGACGGCACGATGGTCAATGCGCTGCTCCATCATTGCGCGGGGCAGTTGTCGGGCATCGGCGGCGTCGCGCGGCCGGGAATCGTCCACCGCATCGACAAGGATACGAGCGGGCTGATCGTCGCCGCCAAGCATGACAAGGCGCACGAAGGGCTCGCAAAACAATTTGCCGCGCACAGCATCGACCGCCGCTATCTGGCGATCGCGACCGGACGCCCGATGCCCGCGAACGGCACCGTCGACGCCGCGCTCGGCCGGTCGGCGACCAACCGCAAGAAGATGGCGGTCGTCGCCGCGGGCCGCGGCAAACATGCGATCACCCATTATCGCACGATCGAGCCACTCAAGGGTGCGACCTTGATCGAATGCCGGCTGGAGACCGGACGCACGCATCAGGTGCGCGTCCATATGGCGCATATCGGCCATCCGCTGGTCGGCGATCCGGTCTATGGTCGCGCCCGAAAGCCGCTTTCGGATGTGTTGAAGGCCTGCAATTTCGCGCGGCAGGCATTGCACGCGGCCCATTTGGGCTTTATTCATCCGGTGACCGGTAACAGCATCGCGCTCGACAGCGAACTCCCAGCGGACATGCGGGAACTGATCGATGAACTGCGCGTTTAG
- a CDS encoding chemotaxis protein CheA: MDDLLNDFLAETAEILSDAGGAIVAWEADPADRAQLDAIFRLVHTIKGSSGFLALPRVTALAHAAEDALDQVRRGHRAADAALVSGVLAVIDRLNALCAALGQDGAEPVGDDSDVIGALARQEAGAPAPVEVAGVPLRREEDVGADVNGWRSIRVPLPLLDSVMTGVTDIVLARNEFARMLRESGADSATIAAFDRLSDSIAGMRQSVSQMRMQRIDKLFAPLPRIVRDLAQELGKKVAFQTSGGEVELDREMMENIRDPLIHIVRNAIDHGIETLDDRVAAGKDITATISVAARQSGNQIEIEVRDDGRGLSPDALVAKAIASRLLTAADARALSPREKLELIFRPGFSTAAKVTAVSGRGVGMDIVKANVEKIGGIVELRNDEGRGLAILLRVPMTLTIISGLMVRAAGQYFAIPRGAVREILLESGDTVRVDRVGGGELATVRGEQFPLLRLETILGCECGSDDDADDRALVIVRPGQGQSYALSVAAIHDHEELVIKPAAPMIMATGLYAGTTLPDNGRPVLLLDVQGLLAVAGIDASEAGRSKDGLADAEADALATRNATQLLLFRDLNKRVRGIRLSVIERVEDVPASALFESAGRVQAQIGEAIFPVHTAQPPAGEGNIKLLRLHDGRSVLCYPIAEVIDIVRLPDAIQPSPTPGLIAGVALIGGEPVELIDPFWLMEQQAVRPAPLPLREPLCHLADDHDGWGANFLAPILRGAGYRVTLAGETADETPDLLLCLSDESELCDHGAGEVPVIRLRSSIEATAPDDQSVYRYDREALLAAMRRRVGGARP; encoded by the coding sequence ATGGACGATCTGCTGAACGACTTTCTGGCCGAAACGGCCGAAATCCTGTCCGATGCGGGCGGGGCGATCGTCGCGTGGGAGGCGGACCCCGCCGACCGCGCGCAGCTCGACGCGATTTTTCGCCTCGTCCACACGATCAAGGGCAGTTCGGGCTTTCTGGCGCTGCCGCGCGTCACCGCGCTGGCGCACGCCGCCGAGGATGCGCTCGACCAGGTGCGTCGCGGCCACCGCGCCGCCGACGCCGCGCTCGTGTCGGGCGTGCTGGCGGTCATCGACCGGCTGAACGCGCTGTGCGCCGCGCTGGGGCAGGACGGCGCCGAGCCCGTCGGCGACGACAGCGACGTCATCGGCGCGCTGGCACGGCAGGAGGCGGGAGCGCCTGCGCCTGTCGAAGTGGCGGGTGTCCCGCTCCGCCGCGAAGAGGATGTCGGCGCCGACGTCAACGGTTGGCGGTCGATCCGCGTGCCGCTGCCCTTGCTCGACAGCGTGATGACCGGGGTTACCGACATCGTGCTGGCGCGCAACGAATTTGCCCGGATGCTGCGCGAATCGGGCGCCGACAGCGCGACGATCGCCGCGTTCGACCGCCTGTCCGATTCGATCGCCGGGATGCGCCAGTCGGTCAGCCAGATGCGGATGCAGCGCATCGACAAATTGTTCGCGCCGCTGCCGCGCATCGTCCGCGATCTGGCGCAGGAACTGGGCAAGAAGGTCGCGTTCCAGACGAGCGGCGGCGAAGTCGAACTCGACCGCGAGATGATGGAAAATATCCGCGATCCGCTGATCCACATCGTCCGCAACGCGATCGATCATGGCATCGAGACGCTGGACGACCGGGTCGCCGCGGGCAAGGATATTACGGCGACGATTTCGGTCGCGGCGCGCCAGTCGGGCAACCAGATCGAAATCGAGGTGCGCGACGACGGGCGCGGCCTGTCGCCCGACGCGCTGGTCGCGAAAGCGATCGCGTCGCGGCTGCTGACCGCGGCCGACGCCCGCGCGCTGTCGCCCAGGGAAAAGCTCGAGCTCATCTTCCGCCCCGGTTTTTCGACCGCGGCAAAGGTCACCGCGGTGTCAGGCCGCGGCGTCGGCATGGACATCGTCAAGGCCAATGTGGAGAAGATCGGCGGCATCGTCGAGCTGCGCAATGACGAGGGACGCGGGCTCGCCATCCTGTTGCGCGTGCCGATGACGCTGACGATCATTTCGGGGCTGATGGTGCGCGCGGCGGGGCAGTATTTCGCCATCCCGCGCGGCGCGGTGCGTGAAATCCTGCTCGAGAGCGGCGACACGGTGCGCGTCGACCGCGTCGGCGGCGGCGAGCTGGCGACGGTGCGCGGCGAACAATTCCCGCTGCTGCGCCTGGAGACCATTCTCGGCTGCGAATGCGGCAGCGACGATGACGCGGACGACCGCGCGCTGGTGATCGTGCGGCCGGGGCAGGGGCAAAGCTATGCGCTGAGCGTGGCGGCGATCCACGACCATGAGGAACTGGTGATCAAGCCCGCGGCGCCGATGATCATGGCGACGGGGCTTTATGCGGGGACGACGCTGCCCGACAACGGCCGCCCGGTGCTCCTCCTCGACGTGCAGGGGCTGCTCGCGGTCGCGGGGATCGACGCCAGCGAAGCGGGGCGCAGCAAGGACGGGCTGGCCGACGCCGAGGCCGACGCGCTGGCGACGCGCAACGCGACGCAGCTGCTGCTGTTCCGCGATCTGAACAAGCGGGTGCGCGGCATCCGCCTGTCGGTGATCGAGCGCGTCGAGGACGTCCCGGCGTCCGCGCTGTTCGAAAGTGCGGGCCGCGTGCAGGCGCAGATCGGCGAGGCGATTTTCCCGGTCCACACCGCCCAGCCGCCGGCCGGAGAGGGCAACATCAAGCTTCTCCGCCTCCACGACGGCCGATCGGTGCTGTGCTACCCGATCGCCGAAGTCATCGACATCGTTCGGCTGCCCGATGCGATCCAGCCATCGCCGACGCCGGGGTTGATCGCGGGCGTCGCACTGATTGGCGGCGAACCGGTCGAGCTGATCGACCCCTTCTGGCTGATGGAACAACAGGCCGTTCGCCCGGCCCCGTTGCCGCTGCGCGAACCGCTCTGCCATCTGGCCGACGACCATGACGGCTGGGGCGCCAATTTCCTGGCGCCGATCCTGCGCGGCGCGGGGTATCGCGTCACGCTCGCGGGCGAGACCGCCGACGAAACTCCCGACCTGCTGCTCTGCCTGTCGGACGAGAGCGAGCTTTGCGACCATGGCGCGGGCGAGGTGCCGGTGATCCGCCTGCGATCGTCGATCGAGGCGACGGCGCCCGACGACCAGAGCGTCTATCGTTACGACCGCGAGGCGCTGCTCGCCGCGATGCGCCGCCGCGTGGGGGGGGCACGGCCATGA
- the cheB gene encoding chemotaxis-specific protein-glutamate methyltransferase CheB, whose amino-acid sequence MALAQPLAPDPDPPTRTVRVMLVDDSLVVRSILERIVEQRPGLCVCASVASAKDALDYLAREPVDVVVLDIEMPGMNGIDALPHILERAARARVLILSSNCVEGGPAAVEALALGASDTLAKPGRGSFSGRFAEVLTDRILTLGNQQEFPAPVPVAQRRAPAPVSMIVDTDQPIDCIAVAASTGGIPAFTNFLAHLDPRVTAPILLTQHLPDAFMAFYARQIGMMTSRRVHVAAAGMAVEPGHIYLAPGDAHLLVVANGARREIALDRRPVDNGCCPSADPMLDSVAETYGKGGVAVILSGMGRDGAVGAARLKSAGGTVFAQAPESCVIWGMPGAVAKAGIAAATLNPDAIALMLGSFLSGRAPGRHKA is encoded by the coding sequence ATGGCGCTTGCGCAACCCCTGGCTCCCGACCCCGATCCGCCGACGCGGACGGTGCGGGTGATGCTGGTCGACGACAGCCTTGTCGTGCGCAGCATCCTTGAACGCATCGTCGAACAGCGGCCGGGTCTTTGCGTCTGCGCTTCGGTTGCCTCTGCAAAGGATGCGTTGGACTATCTGGCGCGCGAACCCGTCGACGTCGTCGTGCTCGATATCGAGATGCCGGGCATGAACGGGATCGACGCGCTGCCGCATATATTGGAACGGGCGGCGCGGGCGCGGGTGCTCATCCTGTCGTCGAACTGCGTCGAAGGTGGTCCCGCAGCGGTCGAGGCGCTGGCGCTCGGGGCGAGCGATACTTTGGCGAAGCCGGGACGCGGCAGTTTTTCGGGGCGCTTTGCCGAGGTGCTGACCGATCGCATCCTCACGCTGGGCAACCAGCAGGAGTTTCCCGCGCCCGTTCCCGTTGCGCAACGGCGGGCCCCTGCGCCGGTTTCGATGATCGTCGACACCGACCAGCCGATCGATTGCATCGCGGTTGCCGCTTCAACGGGCGGCATCCCGGCCTTTACCAATTTCCTCGCCCATCTCGATCCGCGGGTGACCGCGCCGATCCTGCTGACGCAGCATTTGCCCGACGCCTTCATGGCGTTCTACGCACGGCAGATCGGCATGATGACAAGTCGGCGCGTGCATGTCGCCGCGGCGGGAATGGCGGTCGAGCCGGGGCATATCTATCTGGCGCCGGGCGACGCGCATCTGCTCGTCGTCGCCAATGGCGCGCGCCGCGAAATCGCGCTCGACCGCCGCCCCGTCGACAATGGCTGCTGTCCGTCGGCCGACCCGATGCTCGATTCGGTTGCCGAAACCTATGGCAAGGGCGGCGTCGCGGTGATCCTGAGCGGCATGGGGCGCGACGGGGCGGTGGGCGCGGCGCGGCTGAAATCGGCGGGGGGCACGGTTTTTGCCCAGGCCCCCGAAAGCTGTGTCATCTGGGGAATGCCGGGCGCGGTGGCAAAGGCGGGGATCGCCGCGGCGACGCTCAATCCCGATGCGATTGCGCTGATGCTCGGCAGTTTCCTCTCTGGCCGGGCGCCGGGGCGCCACAAAGCATGA
- a CDS encoding N-acetylmuramoyl-L-alanine amidase: protein MSDFVERWSPNFDERALPVSMIVLHYTGMKTGAEAIDRLADPAAKVSAHYVVSEDGQVTHMVPEDKRAWHAGKAHWRGVSDINSASIGIEIVNPGHEYGYVPFPEPQIASVVRLVHLIKDRYAITRGNVVGHSDIAPTRKQDPGELFPWEELARRRLALPRPTKKLTDPLWTDAGFLLALERFGYDVTDGFAATVAFQRRFRPELIDGTIDGECRAILLALLLPQPEGN from the coding sequence ATGAGCGATTTTGTCGAACGCTGGTCTCCCAATTTCGACGAGCGCGCGCTGCCCGTTTCGATGATCGTCCTTCATTATACGGGCATGAAGACCGGCGCCGAAGCCATTGATCGGCTTGCCGATCCTGCGGCAAAGGTATCCGCCCATTATGTCGTCAGCGAGGATGGCCAGGTCACCCATATGGTGCCCGAGGACAAACGTGCGTGGCATGCGGGCAAGGCGCATTGGCGCGGCGTCAGCGACATCAATTCGGCGAGCATCGGGATCGAGATCGTCAATCCGGGACACGAATATGGTTATGTCCCCTTTCCTGAACCCCAGATCGCTTCGGTCGTGCGGCTCGTTCATCTGATCAAGGACCGTTATGCGATCACGCGCGGCAATGTCGTCGGCCATTCCGACATCGCGCCGACGCGCAAGCAGGATCCGGGCGAGCTGTTCCCGTGGGAAGAACTCGCGCGCCGCCGCCTCGCGCTGCCGCGCCCGACCAAGAAGCTGACCGATCCGCTGTGGACCGACGCGGGCTTCCTGCTCGCGCTCGAACGCTTCGGCTATGACGTGACCGACGGTTTTGCGGCGACGGTCGCGTTCCAGCGGCGCTTTCGCCCCGAACTGATCGACGGGACGATCGACGGCGAATGCCGGGCGATCCTGCTCGCGCTGCTGCTGCCGCAGCCCGAGGGGAATTGA
- a CDS encoding caspase family protein, which yields MAALFGALTASAQTSPCGDAPLRGDRVALLIGNSAYNDWEWPSLKNAVNDIDHVCAAFQKAGIAPRIVRNADMGALDAALTRFAAEAAGAKSVILYYAGHGFEYGGRNWLVPMDAPPATRRADIEKRYLSIEAAVERIVPDGAFTLVFVDACRTAEPVVRIADVDTARGEAGSAPLGLLDIAQGAVFYSTAKGRPALDFAPPGSPVSPFAAAVVKELAIPGLEIGDYFKVVSREVYKRTHGMELGPQQPFHYGSWFEDYYLVAPPEIPVRAALTGGIRPLAAPPPPPSTAAVRGTAADPLADISLDRLAIEDEPVLIADVLSRHPAAKLVALADGGHPLAQQLVGYMFSLGVGVKKDVARARAYLEQSAAQGFPAGQQELAYLLLENDPSPADVKRAYDLYVAASNAGFSKAKTHLAYQLTAGRFGPPDFARSQALYAEAAEKGHPAAIFALTFFPDTRAANLARLRALADAGNPEGNHWLCEAHFADKTLAAAIEDCALAARAGFAGSRAILAHAYAKGTGVAADAREAAHWARLARDLPELRKDQRELIAGIGG from the coding sequence ATGGCGGCCCTGTTCGGCGCACTTACCGCGTCCGCGCAAACTTCCCCATGCGGCGACGCGCCCCTGCGGGGCGACCGCGTCGCGCTGCTGATCGGCAACAGCGCTTATAATGATTGGGAATGGCCGTCGTTGAAGAATGCGGTCAACGACATCGATCATGTCTGTGCCGCGTTCCAAAAGGCCGGCATCGCGCCGCGGATCGTTCGCAATGCCGACATGGGCGCGCTCGACGCCGCGCTGACGCGCTTCGCGGCCGAAGCGGCGGGCGCGAAGTCGGTCATCCTCTATTATGCGGGGCACGGTTTTGAATATGGCGGGCGCAACTGGCTGGTCCCGATGGATGCGCCGCCGGCGACGCGCCGCGCCGATATCGAAAAGCGTTACCTGTCGATCGAGGCGGCGGTCGAGCGCATCGTTCCCGACGGCGCGTTCACGCTGGTCTTTGTCGATGCGTGCCGCACCGCCGAACCGGTCGTGCGAATCGCCGACGTCGACACCGCGCGCGGCGAGGCCGGATCGGCGCCGCTCGGCCTGCTCGACATCGCGCAGGGAGCCGTTTTCTATTCCACCGCAAAGGGACGCCCGGCGCTCGATTTCGCGCCGCCAGGGTCGCCGGTCAGCCCTTTTGCCGCGGCCGTGGTCAAGGAGCTGGCGATACCGGGGCTCGAGATCGGCGATTATTTCAAGGTCGTCTCGCGCGAAGTTTACAAGCGGACGCACGGAATGGAGCTGGGGCCGCAACAGCCCTTTCATTATGGCAGCTGGTTCGAGGATTATTATCTGGTCGCGCCGCCCGAGATACCGGTGCGGGCCGCACTGACCGGCGGAATCAGGCCGCTGGCGGCGCCGCCCCCGCCGCCATCGACGGCGGCCGTCCGCGGCACCGCCGCCGATCCGCTCGCCGACATTTCGCTCGACCGGCTGGCGATCGAGGACGAGCCGGTGCTGATCGCCGATGTGCTGTCGCGCCATCCCGCGGCGAAGCTCGTCGCGCTCGCCGACGGCGGCCATCCGCTCGCGCAGCAGCTGGTGGGCTATATGTTCTCGCTGGGGGTCGGGGTGAAGAAGGATGTCGCCCGCGCGCGCGCCTATCTTGAACAGTCGGCGGCGCAGGGGTTCCCGGCGGGGCAGCAGGAACTCGCCTATCTGCTTCTCGAAAATGATCCGTCGCCCGCCGACGTCAAGCGCGCCTATGACCTGTATGTCGCGGCGTCGAATGCAGGTTTTTCAAAGGCGAAGACGCACCTCGCCTATCAACTGACGGCGGGACGCTTTGGCCCGCCCGATTTTGCGCGGTCGCAGGCGCTCTATGCCGAGGCGGCCGAGAAGGGACATCCCGCGGCGATCTTTGCGCTCACCTTTTTTCCCGACACGCGCGCCGCGAACCTCGCGCGGCTTCGCGCCCTCGCCGACGCGGGCAATCCCGAAGGCAATCACTGGCTGTGCGAGGCGCATTTCGCCGACAAGACGCTGGCGGCGGCGATCGAGGATTGCGCCCTCGCGGCGCGCGCGGGCTTCGCGGGATCGCGGGCGATCCTGGCGCATGCCTATGCCAAGGGAACGGGGGTTGCCGCCGACGCCCGCGAGGCGGCGCATTGGGCGCGGCTGGCGCGCGACCTGCCCGAACTGCGCAAGGATCAGCGCGAGCTGATCGCGGGCATCGGCGGGTGA
- the greB gene encoding transcription elongation factor GreB — protein sequence MAADKTNIISPAGFAALRAEYDALLGQERPKLVEVISWAAGNGDRSENGDYIYGRKRLREIDRRLGFLARRMKTARIVDPAEQPDKSRIWFGATVELADDDDARRTVTLVGDDEAEAGEGRIGWNSPLARALRGAAVGDLRTVQLPAGPKLWEVIAIRYP from the coding sequence ATGGCGGCGGATAAAACGAACATCATCAGCCCCGCGGGCTTTGCCGCGCTGCGCGCCGAATATGACGCGCTGCTCGGGCAGGAGCGACCGAAGCTGGTCGAGGTCATCAGCTGGGCAGCGGGCAATGGCGACCGCAGCGAGAATGGCGACTATATCTATGGCCGCAAGCGCCTTCGCGAAATCGACCGGCGCCTCGGCTTCCTCGCGCGCCGCATGAAGACCGCGCGCATCGTCGACCCCGCCGAGCAGCCCGACAAGAGCCGCATCTGGTTCGGCGCGACGGTCGAGCTGGCCGATGACGACGATGCGCGGCGCACCGTCACGCTGGTCGGCGACGATGAGGCCGAGGCGGGCGAAGGCCGGATCGGCTGGAACAGTCCGCTCGCCCGCGCACTGCGCGGCGCCGCGGTCGGCGATCTCCGGACGGTGCAGCTTCCCGCGGGGCCGAAATTATGGGAAGTGATCGCGATCCGCTATCCGTGA